In Aureibaculum algae, the following are encoded in one genomic region:
- a CDS encoding lytic transglycosylase domain-containing protein, protein MNKPLRILVILSVIILSGVLINAAQQDSVTEYDITDTTEVTVENDKITSDSYNIKAIKIPDNLEFAGERVPLEKDYIKEDVDREFLVNTYWQSNGLLWIKRANKYFPIIEPILKEKGLPDDFKYIAVIESNLMNVTSPAGAKGFWQQLSGAARENGLEVNSNVDERYHLEKTTRAACDYLIDAKKTFGTWALAAATYHSGKGNINKYLREQMVDSYYDLLSGPNTERYLPRILAAKYILSNPKKYGFQFDESDLYTYPEHTTIKVDTAIANLAQFAKEHNTTYRELKILNPWLRENKLNNKSRKVYYIDIPK, encoded by the coding sequence ATGAATAAGCCTCTTCGCATACTAGTTATATTAAGTGTTATTATTTTAAGTGGTGTTTTAATTAATGCCGCACAGCAAGACAGTGTAACTGAATATGATATTACAGATACTACTGAAGTTACTGTCGAAAACGATAAAATAACAAGCGATTCTTATAATATCAAAGCTATAAAAATTCCAGATAATTTAGAGTTTGCTGGTGAAAGAGTTCCTTTGGAGAAAGATTACATTAAAGAAGATGTAGATAGAGAGTTTTTAGTGAATACCTATTGGCAATCTAATGGTCTATTGTGGATTAAACGTGCAAATAAATACTTTCCAATCATAGAACCCATTTTAAAAGAAAAAGGTTTACCTGACGATTTTAAATATATAGCGGTTATTGAAAGTAATTTAATGAACGTAACCTCACCTGCTGGTGCAAAAGGCTTTTGGCAACAATTAAGCGGTGCGGCAAGAGAGAATGGCTTGGAAGTAAACAGTAATGTTGACGAGCGTTATCATTTAGAAAAAACGACTCGTGCAGCTTGTGATTACTTAATAGACGCTAAAAAAACATTTGGCACTTGGGCTTTAGCTGCTGCTACGTATCATTCCGGTAAAGGAAACATCAATAAATACTTAAGAGAACAAATGGTTGATAGTTATTATGATTTACTATCAGGCCCTAATACAGAACGTTATTTACCTAGAATTTTAGCAGCGAAGTATATCTTAAGCAACCCTAAAAAATATGGCTTTCAATTTGATGAGTCTGATTTATATACATATCCGGAACACACGACGATCAAAGTAGATACAGCTATAGCGAATTTAGCACAATTTGCAAAAGAACATAATACAACTTACAGGGAATTGAAAATTTTAAACCCATGGTTACGTGAAAATAAATTGAATAATAAATCACGTAAGGTTTATTATATAGATATACCTAAGTAA
- the rfbC gene encoding dTDP-4-dehydrorhamnose 3,5-epimerase — MKIEKTFIKDLLIIIPNVFTDDRGYFSESYNKRNLENLVNDEFVQDNESLSHKGVLRGLHFQAPPFAQSKLVRVITGSVLDVVVDLRKGSQTYGQHFKQVLSSKNKTQLYVPKGFAHGFSVLEDNTIFSYKCSDYYNKASEKAILWNDSTLNIDWQIKMPIISEKDKIAENFANFVSPF; from the coding sequence ATGAAGATTGAAAAAACATTTATCAAAGATTTATTAATTATTATACCCAATGTTTTTACAGATGACAGAGGTTACTTTTCAGAAAGTTACAACAAAAGAAATCTGGAAAATTTAGTTAATGATGAATTTGTACAAGACAATGAATCTCTATCGCATAAAGGTGTTCTGAGAGGTTTACATTTTCAAGCTCCACCATTTGCACAATCTAAACTCGTTCGTGTAATTACAGGAAGTGTTTTAGATGTTGTTGTTGACTTAAGAAAAGGTTCGCAAACCTATGGACAGCATTTTAAGCAAGTGTTATCAAGTAAAAATAAGACGCAACTCTATGTACCTAAAGGATTTGCTCATGGTTTTTCAGTACTCGAAGACAATACCATATTTAGTTATAAATGTTCAGATTACTATAATAAAGCCTCTGAAAAAGCAATTTTATGGAACGACAGCACGTTAAATATAGATTGGCAAATTAAAATGCCAATTATTTCTGAAAAGGATAAAATTGCAGAAAATTTCGCTAATTTTGTATCACCCTTTTAA